The following are encoded in a window of Geobacter metallireducens GS-15 genomic DNA:
- the sucC gene encoding ADP-forming succinate--CoA ligase subunit beta, protein MNIHEYQAKAILRRFGVPVPDGHVCYNGASAREWAKRLGDGPWVVKAQIHAGGRGKGGGVKLARTSQEVQLIARNMLGMTLRTHQTGPDGKLVTRVLVENGCNIDRELYISLLVDRSTSKVTVMASTEGGMDIEEVAATTPEKIFKEAIDPLVGLSPFQCRNLAFSLGLTGKLLPKAQKLLENLYATFIACDCSLLEINPLVVTKEGDLLALDAKFGFDDNAIFRHLQISDMRDYDEEDPNEVEASQHDLSYVSLNGNIGCLVNGAGLAMATMDIIKFSGGEPANFLDVGGGATIERVTEAFKIILSDKNVKGIFVNIFGGIMKCDVIATGVIEAARQVSLQVPLVVRLEGTNVALGKQLLSESGLNIVAADGMADGAQKIVQAVAA, encoded by the coding sequence ATGAACATCCACGAATATCAGGCAAAAGCAATCCTTCGCAGATTCGGCGTACCCGTCCCTGACGGGCACGTCTGCTATAACGGCGCCAGCGCCCGTGAATGGGCCAAGCGTCTCGGTGACGGACCATGGGTGGTCAAGGCCCAGATCCACGCCGGCGGCCGCGGTAAGGGTGGGGGGGTCAAGCTGGCCCGCACCAGCCAAGAAGTGCAGCTCATCGCCCGTAACATGCTCGGCATGACCCTGCGCACCCATCAGACCGGCCCCGACGGCAAGTTGGTCACCCGGGTCCTGGTGGAAAACGGCTGCAACATCGACCGGGAGCTGTACATAAGCCTCCTGGTGGACCGGAGCACCTCCAAGGTGACCGTCATGGCCTCCACCGAGGGGGGCATGGACATCGAGGAAGTGGCGGCAACGACCCCGGAGAAGATCTTCAAGGAAGCCATCGATCCGCTGGTAGGGCTTAGCCCCTTCCAGTGCCGTAACCTTGCCTTCAGCCTGGGGCTCACCGGAAAGCTTCTGCCCAAGGCGCAGAAGCTTCTGGAAAATCTCTACGCTACCTTCATCGCTTGCGACTGTTCGCTTCTGGAAATAAACCCCCTGGTCGTCACCAAGGAAGGGGACCTTCTGGCCCTGGACGCCAAATTCGGCTTTGACGACAACGCCATTTTCCGGCACCTGCAGATCTCCGACATGCGCGACTACGACGAGGAGGATCCCAACGAAGTGGAGGCCTCCCAGCACGACCTCTCCTACGTCTCCCTGAACGGCAACATCGGCTGCCTCGTGAACGGCGCGGGCCTCGCCATGGCCACCATGGACATCATCAAGTTCTCCGGCGGCGAGCCGGCCAACTTCCTGGACGTGGGGGGCGGGGCCACCATCGAGCGGGTCACCGAGGCCTTCAAGATCATCCTCTCCGACAAGAACGTGAAGGGGATCTTCGTCAACATCTTCGGCGGCATCATGAAGTGCGACGTCATCGCCACGGGCGTCATCGAGGCTGCCCGGCAGGTATCCCTTCAGGTGCCGCTCGTGGTGCGGCTCGAAGGGACCAACGTGGCCCTCGGCAAGCAGCTTCTGTCCGAGAGTGGGCTCAACATCGTGGCCGCCGACGGCATGGCCGACGGAGCACAAAAAATCGTCCAGGCCGTTGCCGCCTGA
- a CDS encoding heterodisulfide reductase-related iron-sulfur binding cluster — MEATRELYWNIGHGASVLIPMYLFTFAALGFLVRSGLQRLDIYKQGKPLNRFDQRGVRIVQLLKNVLLQSRVLKVKGPGYAHGLFFWGFFLLFIGTVFVALQADFTDLLFGFRFLHGDFYLIFSAVLDIAGLVAIAMLAGFFVRRYLVRPDGLETTRDDAIMHGLLFAILITGFVIEGARMAVTELPNNMALAAWSPVGLVVAKGLSGMGEGSLRALHQGMWWLHFALVIGFICSIPFTKFRHILTTSANYFLADLGPKGALVTLNMESEDAESFGAAQIKDMTWKDIFDTDACTKCKRCQDRCPAHNTDKPLSPMKVINQLGEVAGTNPDANLIETVSKDALWSCTTCRACQEICPASIEHVGKIVDMRRNMVLMEGEFPGEEVMVAMDNTEVNGNPLGLAFASRGDWAEGLPVTRLSDDAEVDILYFVGCYASFDKRNIKVATSFVQLCAAAGVKVGILGKEEKCCGEPMRKLGNEYLYQSMATENIETMESYKVKKVVTACPHCFNTLTKDYRDLGFSIETEHYTTFLNRLIQEGKLKVKGDAFDCTYHDSCYIGRHNDLYEEPRALVAAAGGTIREMERSRAEGFCCGAGGGRIMAEEKLGSRISGKRALMAAETGTGTLVSNCPFCLTMFEDGIKGAELEGKLVPRDIAEILVERVIA; from the coding sequence AGCGTGGCGTGCGCATTGTTCAGCTCCTGAAGAACGTCCTGCTGCAGAGCAGGGTGCTGAAGGTAAAGGGGCCGGGCTATGCACACGGGCTCTTCTTCTGGGGGTTCTTCCTCCTCTTTATCGGAACTGTTTTCGTGGCTCTCCAGGCCGACTTCACCGATCTCCTCTTCGGGTTCCGCTTCCTTCACGGGGACTTCTATCTCATCTTCTCGGCAGTGCTCGACATTGCCGGTCTCGTGGCCATCGCCATGCTGGCCGGGTTCTTCGTCCGCCGCTACCTGGTGCGCCCCGATGGACTTGAAACCACCCGCGACGACGCCATCATGCACGGCCTCCTCTTCGCCATCCTCATCACCGGTTTTGTCATCGAAGGGGCCCGGATGGCCGTGACCGAACTCCCTAACAACATGGCCCTGGCGGCGTGGTCGCCGGTTGGCCTCGTGGTGGCCAAGGGACTCTCCGGCATGGGTGAGGGTTCCCTCCGGGCCCTCCACCAGGGGATGTGGTGGCTCCACTTCGCTCTCGTCATCGGCTTTATCTGCTCCATACCCTTCACCAAGTTCCGGCATATCCTCACCACGAGCGCCAACTACTTCCTGGCCGACCTCGGTCCCAAGGGTGCCCTCGTCACCCTCAACATGGAGAGCGAGGACGCCGAGAGCTTCGGTGCGGCCCAGATCAAGGATATGACCTGGAAAGACATCTTCGACACCGACGCCTGCACCAAGTGCAAGCGTTGCCAGGACCGGTGTCCGGCCCACAACACCGACAAGCCCCTCTCCCCCATGAAGGTCATCAACCAATTGGGAGAGGTGGCCGGCACCAATCCCGACGCGAACCTGATAGAGACCGTGAGCAAGGATGCCCTCTGGTCCTGCACCACCTGCCGGGCATGCCAGGAGATCTGCCCGGCCAGCATCGAGCATGTGGGTAAGATCGTGGACATGCGCCGCAACATGGTGCTGATGGAAGGGGAGTTCCCCGGCGAAGAGGTCATGGTGGCCATGGACAACACCGAGGTAAACGGCAACCCCCTCGGTCTGGCGTTCGCCTCCCGGGGCGACTGGGCCGAAGGGCTCCCGGTCACACGCCTCTCCGACGACGCCGAGGTGGACATCCTCTACTTTGTCGGCTGCTATGCCTCCTTTGACAAGCGCAACATCAAAGTAGCCACCAGCTTCGTTCAGCTCTGCGCCGCTGCCGGCGTCAAGGTCGGCATCCTCGGCAAAGAGGAGAAATGCTGCGGCGAGCCGATGCGGAAACTGGGGAACGAATACCTCTACCAGTCCATGGCCACCGAGAACATCGAGACCATGGAGTCCTACAAGGTGAAAAAGGTCGTCACCGCCTGTCCCCACTGCTTCAATACCCTGACCAAGGATTACCGTGATCTCGGCTTCAGCATCGAGACCGAGCACTACACCACCTTCCTGAACCGCCTTATCCAGGAAGGGAAACTCAAGGTGAAGGGCGATGCCTTCGACTGCACCTATCACGACTCCTGCTATATCGGCCGCCACAACGACCTCTATGAAGAGCCTCGGGCCTTGGTGGCGGCAGCGGGGGGCACCATCCGCGAGATGGAGCGGAGCAGGGCGGAGGGCTTCTGCTGCGGCGCCGGCGGCGGGCGGATCATGGCCGAGGAGAAACTGGGGAGCCGGATCAGCGGCAAGCGCGCACTGATGGCGGCGGAAACCGGCACCGGCACCCTCGTATCCAACTGTCCCTTCTGTCTCACCATGTTCGAGGACGGGATCAAGGGAGCGGAGCTGGAAGGGAAGCTCGTTCCCCGGGATATTGCCGAGATCCTGGTGGAAAGGGTGATTGCCTGA